In Maridesulfovibrio sp., a single genomic region encodes these proteins:
- a CDS encoding AlpA family phage regulatory protein: protein MRTESNQTSYHLPNTGFVRLVDVLKVIPVSKTTWWKGIQTGRFPKPVKLTERTTAWRVCDIRRLIEELPNQSEA from the coding sequence ATGAGAACCGAATCAAACCAGACTTCATACCACTTGCCTAATACGGGCTTTGTGAGACTTGTAGATGTCCTGAAGGTCATCCCGGTATCTAAAACAACATGGTGGAAAGGTATCCAGACCGGAAGATTCCCGAAGCCGGTCAAACTCACTGAGCGCACAACAGCATGGCGTGTTTGTGATATTCGTAGACTGATTGAAGAACTCCCAAATCAGAGCGAAGCCTAA